A genomic segment from Sphingopyxis sp. DBS4 encodes:
- a CDS encoding tyrosine-type recombinase/integrase: MRAALTQMAIDKLPVPASKVEHRDTRLKGLVLRVMPSGVKSWYCEYGRGKRVFLGRADVLGVADARESARTILADVYRGIDPIEARKPKPGVPTFQDFLDGDYKIWAKANQRAHAQNLKRLATAFKSLLNKRLDEITGLDVEKWRASEIERGLSLETINRDISSIKAALNRAVDWELISANPLAKVKKSKTDDCLKVRFLNDNEEKRLRAAMDAREERRRAERDSANHWRRERGYVLLPSLRTVMFTDHVKPLILLSINTGCRRGELFDLTWSNVDLDRRILTVTGATAKSKRTRHIPLNREATLVLQGWRARAEEADGLVFLNEAGERFDRVNFSWRRLLKDADIAAFRWHDMRHHFASRLVMGGVDLNTVRELLGHSDYAMTLRYAHLAPEHKLKAVEVLDRRTSLAAAA, encoded by the coding sequence ATGCGTGCGGCACTTACCCAAATGGCAATCGACAAGTTGCCCGTTCCGGCTTCCAAAGTCGAGCATCGCGACACGAGGCTAAAGGGGTTGGTGCTGCGAGTGATGCCATCGGGCGTTAAATCTTGGTATTGCGAATACGGGCGTGGGAAGCGGGTCTTCCTCGGACGGGCAGATGTGCTCGGCGTTGCCGATGCGCGTGAGAGCGCCCGCACGATCCTTGCTGATGTTTATCGCGGGATTGACCCTATAGAAGCACGCAAGCCAAAGCCGGGCGTCCCGACCTTTCAAGACTTCCTTGATGGCGACTATAAAATCTGGGCGAAGGCCAATCAGCGGGCGCACGCGCAGAACCTCAAGCGGCTGGCGACGGCTTTCAAGTCCTTGCTGAATAAGCGGCTGGATGAAATCACAGGGCTGGATGTCGAGAAGTGGCGCGCCAGTGAGATTGAGCGAGGCCTCAGTCTGGAAACCATCAACCGCGATATTTCGTCGATCAAGGCAGCGCTCAATCGCGCTGTCGATTGGGAACTGATTTCGGCCAATCCTCTCGCCAAGGTCAAGAAGTCGAAAACGGACGACTGCCTCAAGGTTCGGTTCCTAAACGACAATGAAGAGAAGAGGCTTCGCGCTGCGATGGATGCGCGTGAGGAGCGCCGTCGCGCCGAACGCGATTCTGCCAATCATTGGCGGCGTGAACGCGGCTATGTTCTGCTCCCCAGCCTGCGAACGGTAATGTTCACCGATCATGTGAAGCCGCTCATCCTGCTGTCGATCAACACTGGCTGCCGTCGCGGTGAATTGTTCGATCTCACATGGTCCAACGTCGATCTCGACCGGCGCATTCTGACCGTGACAGGAGCTACCGCCAAATCCAAGCGGACGCGCCATATTCCGCTAAACCGTGAGGCAACTCTGGTCCTGCAGGGTTGGCGTGCACGGGCAGAAGAAGCGGACGGGTTGGTGTTCCTCAATGAAGCGGGGGAGCGGTTTGATCGCGTGAACTTCTCTTGGCGTCGTTTGCTCAAGGATGCCGACATTGCCGCATTCCGTTGGCATGACATGCGCCATCACTTTGCATCGCGGTTGGTGATGGGGGGTGTCGATCTGAATACCGTTCGCGAGCTGCTCGGCCATAGCGACTATGCCATGACGTTGCGCTATGCCCATCTCGCTCCCGAACATAAGCTGAAGGCGGTTGAGGTGCTTGATCGCCGAACGTCCCTTGCAGCGGCGGCATGA
- a CDS encoding alpha-L-fucosidase: MASNAQALAELNARGVPDWYQDAKFGIFIHWGAFAIPGFAPRLGSIGEAFAKDYDRAVTMVPYTEWYCNAIKVPGTPSAEFHRAHYGDAPYEDFKQPFEAGLDHWDPSAWAEAFRDAGARYVVLVTKHHDGLCLWPSGVANPHQAGWTTRRDIVGELAAAVRAAGLRFGVYYSGGIDWTFNRRPLRTLGDFLSSTPGGDYPAYAMAQVRELIDRYEPSVLWNDISWPTRPGPLYRLFADYYRAVPDGVVNDRWVAASLQRDLLKIPLVRRYVDRKIRAAVARQGADASKGIIPPEIPHSDFRTPEYAAFAETQAKKWEATRGMSHSFGFNRNDDESDYASAETLIHDFIDAVSRNGNLLLNVGPRATDAAIPDEQLRRLKRFGAWLRANGDAVYGTRPWTRSDGETECGLAVRFTAGPGRVNLIVKGAVAHTRLVVRNLALSGEGVRLGDGSPVKLEARGADLQLTFASPCFDAVGTAVAVAV, encoded by the coding sequence ATGGCCTCCAACGCCCAGGCGCTCGCCGAACTCAACGCGCGCGGCGTTCCCGACTGGTATCAGGACGCGAAGTTCGGGATTTTCATCCACTGGGGCGCCTTTGCCATCCCGGGCTTCGCCCCGCGCCTCGGCTCGATCGGCGAGGCCTTCGCCAAGGATTATGACCGGGCGGTTACGATGGTTCCCTATACCGAATGGTATTGCAATGCGATCAAGGTGCCCGGAACCCCCTCGGCCGAATTCCACCGGGCGCATTATGGCGATGCGCCCTATGAGGATTTCAAGCAGCCGTTCGAGGCGGGACTCGATCACTGGGATCCTTCGGCCTGGGCGGAGGCATTTCGCGATGCCGGTGCGCGCTATGTCGTGCTCGTCACCAAGCATCACGACGGGCTTTGCCTGTGGCCCAGCGGGGTCGCGAACCCGCATCAGGCGGGATGGACGACCAGGCGCGACATCGTCGGGGAACTTGCAGCAGCGGTGCGGGCTGCGGGGTTGCGGTTCGGGGTCTATTATTCGGGCGGGATCGACTGGACCTTCAACCGGCGCCCGCTGCGAACTCTCGGGGACTTCCTCTCTTCGACGCCCGGCGGCGATTATCCCGCTTATGCGATGGCGCAGGTGCGCGAACTGATCGACCGCTACGAACCATCGGTGCTGTGGAACGACATCAGCTGGCCGACGCGGCCGGGGCCGCTATACCGGCTTTTCGCCGACTATTATCGGGCCGTGCCCGACGGCGTCGTCAACGACCGCTGGGTGGCGGCGAGCCTCCAGCGCGATCTGCTCAAAATCCCGCTTGTGCGGCGATATGTCGATCGCAAGATCAGGGCCGCGGTTGCCAGGCAGGGCGCCGATGCGTCGAAGGGGATCATCCCGCCGGAAATTCCGCACAGCGACTTCCGGACTCCCGAATATGCGGCCTTCGCCGAGACCCAGGCGAAGAAATGGGAAGCGACCCGCGGGATGAGTCACAGCTTCGGTTTCAACCGCAACGACGATGAAAGCGATTACGCCAGCGCCGAAACCTTGATCCATGATTTCATCGATGCCGTGTCGCGCAACGGCAATCTGCTGCTCAACGTCGGGCCGCGCGCGACCGACGCCGCTATCCCCGACGAGCAGCTTCGCCGCCTGAAACGCTTCGGCGCCTGGCTTCGCGCAAATGGCGATGCCGTCTATGGCACGCGGCCGTGGACACGATCGGATGGCGAGACCGAATGCGGGCTGGCCGTACGCTTTACCGCCGGACCGGGGCGCGTGAACCTGATCGTCAAGGGGGCGGTGGCGCACACGCGGCTGGTGGTCAGGAATCTGGCCCTCTCGGGCGAGGGCGTCCGTCTCGGCGATGGCAGCCCGGTCAAGCTCGAGGCACGCGGTGCCGATCTGCAACTGACCTTCGCGTCTCCCTGCTTCGACGCGGTTGGCACGGCTGTCGCCGTTGCGGTTTAG
- a CDS encoding TonB-dependent receptor — protein sequence MAMPAAAQTQAAAGDQSPAAAEGSGLTEIVVTAEKRTANLQEVPLAISAYTSDARQLAGINTLQDFANFTPGLSYSAGNDRVFIRGIGRQTNTNGSDPGVSTYTDGIYDASTTSIAASDFFIDRIEVLRGPQGTLYGRNSIGGAINAISKRPTEDFSADLRGAVGNYGLYTIEASASGSLTKGLRTRLAGGYYKQERGYFKNEAGGVSEGGRGERRYIELQLEADLGPDVTAWAKIFSGRSDLNPHPLNRVGAYDFSPYSTGAITPGAAFGYLIPGVVALDPNPVPPGATDIRHFSADTTQTERLRGNFGATGDIKWSLPTFDVRLLGGFQKYRLDNSYELDGTSVISYPFPLAPGGGICTFIPGCGPLTAFPSTQLNLYNKKSFGSGELNLTSNTDGPLQWVAGVYYYQETLAQESHFNAPNQPQLRAPANGPANPLGDFVYAASTLTTKSSAVFGQIDYRLTDSLRFTAGLRYTHDRKSGAEYFRILCFGCGGFSPDLYGSATPALDITASQISTLDAPGVASAVTIDPATGIARRGLANSWNALTGTVAVEWQPSDDQLAFLRYSRGYKSGGFNAGGISVLPQTGAEHIDAFEAGYKYSIGRRLRINLAGFYYDYQGLQVPLTVSQPGGAQLTQFFNLKSSQSYGAEFELAWQPADALQLSFNYGYGHSRIDSGCCFVDGQDPLAVQPGAQPSGPAVDGQQPQSVAGARLSDTPRHKLALNAMYSIDFEPGTLSLSGNYVLRSSAYSNIFNRPYNRMPSWDQVDLRAIWTGRDDRYRVIAFVKNLFDSKGFDSAQGNLLASSPTLEVAQSYSLTPPRTYGLQLEFRFR from the coding sequence ATGGCGATGCCGGCTGCGGCTCAGACGCAGGCCGCCGCCGGGGATCAGTCTCCGGCGGCAGCGGAAGGCTCGGGCCTGACCGAAATCGTGGTGACGGCGGAAAAACGGACCGCCAACCTGCAGGAAGTGCCGCTGGCCATATCGGCCTATACCTCCGATGCCCGCCAGCTCGCCGGCATCAACACGCTTCAGGATTTCGCCAACTTCACCCCCGGATTGAGCTATTCGGCGGGCAATGACCGCGTGTTCATTCGCGGTATCGGGCGCCAGACCAACACCAACGGCAGCGATCCGGGCGTTTCGACCTATACCGACGGCATCTATGATGCCTCGACCACGTCGATCGCGGCGTCGGATTTCTTCATCGACCGCATCGAGGTGCTGCGCGGCCCGCAGGGCACGCTCTATGGCCGCAATTCGATCGGCGGCGCCATCAATGCGATTTCCAAAAGACCGACCGAGGACTTCAGCGCCGACCTGCGCGGCGCGGTGGGCAATTATGGCCTCTACACGATCGAAGCGTCGGCCTCGGGCTCGCTGACCAAGGGACTGCGCACTCGGCTGGCGGGCGGATATTACAAACAGGAGCGCGGCTATTTCAAGAATGAGGCTGGCGGGGTCAGCGAGGGCGGCCGCGGCGAGCGCCGCTATATCGAGCTGCAGCTCGAGGCCGATCTCGGACCCGATGTGACGGCCTGGGCCAAAATCTTTTCAGGCCGCAGCGATCTCAATCCGCACCCGCTCAACCGCGTGGGCGCGTATGACTTTTCTCCCTATTCGACGGGAGCGATCACGCCGGGCGCGGCCTTCGGCTATCTGATCCCCGGAGTCGTCGCGCTCGACCCGAATCCGGTGCCGCCCGGCGCGACCGACATTCGGCATTTCAGCGCCGACACGACGCAGACCGAACGCCTGCGCGGCAACTTCGGGGCGACCGGCGACATCAAATGGTCGCTGCCGACCTTCGATGTCCGCCTGCTCGGCGGCTTTCAGAAGTATCGCCTCGACAATAGCTACGAACTCGATGGGACGAGCGTAATTTCCTATCCCTTCCCGCTCGCGCCCGGCGGCGGGATCTGCACCTTCATTCCCGGCTGCGGACCGCTCACCGCTTTTCCGTCGACGCAGCTCAACCTGTATAACAAGAAGAGCTTCGGCAGCGGCGAGCTCAACCTGACGTCGAATACCGACGGGCCGCTGCAATGGGTCGCGGGCGTCTATTATTATCAGGAAACGCTGGCGCAGGAATCGCATTTCAACGCGCCCAACCAGCCGCAGCTCCGTGCGCCGGCCAACGGCCCCGCCAACCCGCTGGGCGATTTCGTCTATGCCGCCTCGACGCTGACCACCAAGTCGTCGGCAGTCTTTGGCCAGATCGACTATCGCCTCACCGACTCGCTGCGCTTCACGGCCGGCTTGCGCTACACGCATGACCGAAAGAGCGGCGCCGAATATTTCCGCATCCTCTGCTTCGGCTGCGGCGGTTTCTCACCCGACCTTTATGGCTCGGCGACACCCGCCCTCGATATCACCGCATCCCAGATTTCGACGCTCGATGCGCCGGGCGTCGCGTCGGCGGTGACGATCGATCCCGCGACCGGCATTGCCCGGCGCGGACTGGCCAATAGCTGGAATGCACTGACCGGCACCGTAGCGGTCGAATGGCAACCCAGCGACGATCAGCTTGCTTTCCTCCGCTATAGCCGTGGCTACAAGTCGGGCGGCTTCAATGCCGGCGGCATTTCGGTGCTGCCGCAGACCGGCGCCGAGCATATCGACGCCTTCGAGGCGGGCTACAAATATTCGATCGGCAGGCGGCTGCGCATCAATCTCGCCGGCTTCTATTATGATTATCAAGGACTTCAGGTACCGTTGACGGTATCGCAGCCGGGCGGCGCGCAGCTCACCCAATTCTTCAACCTCAAGAGCTCGCAAAGCTATGGCGCCGAGTTCGAGCTCGCCTGGCAACCCGCCGACGCGCTGCAACTGTCGTTCAACTATGGTTATGGCCATTCGCGGATCGACAGCGGATGCTGCTTCGTCGACGGACAGGATCCGCTGGCGGTGCAGCCGGGCGCGCAGCCGTCGGGCCCGGCGGTGGACGGCCAGCAACCGCAAAGCGTTGCCGGCGCCCGGCTGTCCGACACGCCGCGCCACAAGCTGGCGCTCAACGCGATGTACAGCATCGACTTCGAACCGGGGACCTTGTCGCTGTCGGGCAATTATGTGCTGCGAAGTTCGGCTTACAGCAACATCTTCAATCGCCCCTACAACCGGATGCCGTCGTGGGATCAGGTCGATCTGCGTGCGATCTGGACCGGCAGGGACGACCGCTATCGCGTCATCGCCTTCGTCAAGAATCTGTTCGACAGCAAAGGATTTGACAGCGCGCAGGGCAATCTGCTCGCATCGTCGCCGACGCTGGAAGTTGCGCAGTCCTATTCGCTGACGCCGCCGCGAACCTATGGCCTCCAGCTCGAATTCCGGTTCCGGTAG
- a CDS encoding MFS transporter yields MSKSEPRPADVLPFRTRLLYGSGTIAFGIKDHGFNALLMLFYNQVVGLPAAWVGSAIMIAMVADALFDPLLGQYSDNVRTRWGRRHPFMYAAALPVALFYLLLWTPPEMAHGAQFAWLVATAILVRFSISLYEIPSTALLAEFTSDYDERTKLVAARYFFGVCGGIAMTVVTFGYFLRPTPAQPVGHLNASGYVTYAWVAAAIMMLSVLISSLGTQKEVLKRPPPPPVVKVPIGRMLREMLGVLVHPAYISILLASLFFAVASGLSLSLGVYFSTYFWELSASQIATVASTAIVGILLAFVVVLPLSARFGKKPAAMLMFSLSLVSSILPLALRLAGLFPANGDPLLLWLLMGQFAFNMMTTIAGGILAVSMVADVTDQIQLETGRRSEGLLFSAATMVNKAISGMGIMLAGLLLSFVGFPDNAQPGRVGAGALHGLATIYIAALTVATAIAIICLAYYPISRSSHQENIRRLGAAPAE; encoded by the coding sequence GTGAGCAAGAGCGAACCGCGTCCGGCCGACGTCCTGCCGTTCAGGACGCGGCTGCTTTATGGTTCGGGCACCATCGCCTTTGGCATCAAGGATCACGGCTTCAACGCACTCCTGATGCTGTTCTACAACCAGGTCGTCGGGCTCCCGGCGGCCTGGGTGGGGTCGGCGATCATGATAGCGATGGTCGCCGACGCGCTGTTCGATCCGCTGCTCGGACAATATTCGGACAATGTCCGCACGCGCTGGGGGCGGCGGCATCCCTTCATGTATGCCGCTGCCCTGCCCGTTGCGCTTTTCTACCTGTTGCTCTGGACGCCGCCGGAGATGGCGCATGGCGCGCAGTTCGCCTGGCTCGTCGCCACCGCAATCCTCGTGCGTTTCTCGATCAGCCTCTACGAAATACCCTCGACGGCGCTGCTCGCCGAATTCACCAGCGACTATGACGAACGCACCAAGCTGGTCGCGGCGCGCTATTTTTTCGGCGTATGCGGCGGAATCGCGATGACGGTGGTCACGTTCGGCTATTTCCTGCGGCCGACACCAGCCCAACCGGTCGGCCATCTCAACGCGAGCGGCTATGTCACCTATGCCTGGGTGGCGGCGGCGATCATGATGCTGTCGGTCCTGATCTCGTCGCTGGGAACGCAGAAGGAGGTGCTGAAACGCCCGCCGCCGCCGCCGGTCGTCAAGGTCCCGATCGGACGGATGCTGCGCGAGATGCTCGGCGTGCTGGTTCACCCCGCCTATATCTCGATCCTGCTCGCCAGCCTCTTCTTTGCCGTGGCATCGGGACTCAGCCTGTCGCTCGGCGTCTATTTCTCGACCTATTTCTGGGAACTCAGCGCCAGCCAGATCGCGACGGTCGCCTCCACTGCGATCGTCGGCATCCTGCTCGCCTTCGTCGTCGTCCTGCCGTTGTCGGCGCGGTTCGGCAAGAAGCCCGCGGCGATGCTGATGTTCAGCCTGTCGCTGGTCTCCAGCATACTTCCCCTGGCGTTACGCCTTGCCGGCCTGTTTCCCGCCAATGGCGACCCGCTGCTGCTGTGGCTGCTGATGGGGCAATTCGCCTTCAACATGATGACGACCATCGCCGGCGGCATATTGGCGGTGTCGATGGTTGCCGACGTGACCGACCAGATCCAGCTCGAAACCGGCCGCCGCTCCGAAGGCCTGCTGTTTTCGGCCGCGACCATGGTCAACAAGGCCATATCGGGCATGGGGATCATGCTGGCGGGGCTGCTGCTGTCCTTCGTCGGCTTCCCCGACAATGCGCAGCCCGGCCGGGTCGGCGCGGGCGCCCTGCACGGGCTGGCGACCATCTATATCGCGGCGCTGACGGTTGCGACCGCGATCGCGATCATCTGTCTCGCCTATTATCCGATCAGCCGATCCAGCCATCAGGAGAATATCCGGCGGCTGGGCGCCGCCCCGGCCGAATGA
- a CDS encoding TetR/AcrR family transcriptional regulator produces the protein MDEPTKVSFPRRTAAKARTRQRIEEAARRLFVTLGYADATMAAIAEAADIHITTLFTHFASKRDLAAAIAATAGTRFEAVVATQRAQGVPVLTFWRNQVVRLAHAYERDGDGQINLGRALAGEPELLPVWYGHQRLQIELMTDYIADELGVDPAKDRRPQMAAAMLVAGGRMAFDSWIESGRAGDLVAENERLLDAAEAVLAGGLPLARPGA, from the coding sequence ATGGACGAACCAACCAAAGTCAGTTTCCCGCGGCGGACTGCGGCAAAAGCGCGGACGCGCCAGCGTATAGAGGAAGCGGCGCGGCGCCTATTCGTCACGCTGGGCTATGCCGACGCGACGATGGCGGCGATCGCAGAGGCCGCGGACATTCATATCACGACGCTGTTCACGCATTTCGCATCGAAGCGCGATCTTGCGGCAGCGATCGCCGCCACGGCGGGCACGCGGTTCGAGGCCGTGGTCGCGACGCAACGCGCGCAGGGCGTGCCGGTTCTGACGTTCTGGCGCAATCAGGTGGTGCGGCTCGCGCATGCGTATGAGCGTGACGGCGATGGCCAGATCAACCTTGGCCGCGCGCTGGCCGGGGAGCCCGAACTGCTCCCCGTGTGGTATGGGCATCAGCGGCTCCAGATCGAACTGATGACCGATTATATCGCCGACGAACTGGGGGTCGATCCCGCAAAGGACCGCCGCCCGCAGATGGCGGCCGCGATGCTCGTCGCGGGTGGACGGATGGCGTTCGACAGCTGGATCGAAAGCGGCCGGGCCGGCGATCTGGTTGCCGAGAACGAACGGCTGCTCGACGCCGCCGAAGCGGTGCTGGCCGGCGGCCTGCCACTGGCGCGTCCCGGCGCCTAG
- a CDS encoding Coq4 family protein: MTMIDMSLRKEFEQWVETARPPLADEPALGLAALMTTAAFVDPVAQVPIFDAISDATGASSDPAERAARIADALPWTTDGKPRVALPRALWDGFWDIIARPPSPGDSELDLTLAVVALGNHYDRRMIDACEAALLEFDGVHELIAQPEVRLTTADLERHAADSLAHDLLSMLTANGYDIEVIDADTVVLPGDYPAQNRTNRRILQLHDVWHLVGGYGFTPAGEVAISGFQMAQFGQNYSTRFLATVATKAAVDMPALLDMLLSVTFDGWRHGRATRELIAVPWHHRIADPIERVRADLGIRPLDSAAVRMMEAFTPTMQEQGAP, encoded by the coding sequence ATGACCATGATCGATATGTCGTTGCGCAAGGAATTCGAACAATGGGTCGAAACGGCCCGACCGCCGTTGGCGGACGAGCCGGCACTGGGCCTCGCCGCGCTGATGACGACGGCCGCTTTCGTCGATCCTGTCGCCCAGGTGCCGATCTTCGACGCGATTTCGGATGCCACCGGCGCGAGCAGCGATCCCGCCGAACGCGCCGCACGGATCGCGGACGCGCTGCCCTGGACGACCGACGGCAAGCCGCGCGTCGCCCTCCCGCGCGCCTTGTGGGACGGCTTCTGGGACATCATCGCCCGGCCGCCGTCGCCTGGAGATAGCGAGCTCGACCTGACACTCGCGGTCGTCGCGCTCGGCAATCATTATGACCGGCGGATGATCGACGCTTGCGAGGCGGCGCTGCTCGAATTCGATGGCGTGCACGAACTGATCGCGCAGCCCGAGGTGCGGCTGACCACCGCCGATCTGGAACGACACGCGGCCGACAGCCTGGCGCACGACCTGTTGTCGATGCTGACCGCCAACGGTTACGATATCGAGGTGATCGACGCCGACACCGTGGTCCTGCCTGGCGACTATCCGGCGCAGAACCGCACGAACCGGCGCATTCTCCAGCTCCACGACGTTTGGCACCTGGTCGGGGGATATGGCTTCACCCCCGCAGGCGAAGTGGCGATCTCGGGCTTTCAGATGGCGCAGTTCGGGCAGAATTATTCGACGCGCTTCCTCGCGACGGTGGCGACCAAGGCGGCGGTCGATATGCCCGCGCTGCTGGACATGCTGCTGTCCGTGACGTTCGACGGCTGGCGGCACGGGCGCGCGACCAGGGAATTGATCGCGGTTCCCTGGCACCATCGCATCGCCGATCCGATCGAGCGCGTCCGCGCCGACCTCGGCATCCGCCCGCTCGACAGCGCGGCGGTGCGAATGATGGAGGCCTTCACTCCGACGATGCAAGAACAGGGGGCGCCTTGA
- a CDS encoding oxygenase MpaB family protein: MIVAISSKGRRTLITRAGLDNLWAKVESQRERIPAMYGEVDFRAVPERFTATPGDPTALSGKYDRDRDALLADPDRIEFIRAYTMIGDLTADAYAALMREHGFRALVDMLTRACDEGVENVPEAPPELVAFIRDMERIPDWLDMKLVEEGARIDRNSAANFGPFIIRGAFIATFMNKYAALPMAITGTLSRQTAARRVKDTATFFTTSLLPGALERHGPGFKAAAMVRLMHSMVRANVLRRPKDWDMDVYGIPIPQVDQMPAGLISVFLLSYRMIEEGRHEFTPAERATVELARYRCFLLGLPEELLADTPQGIVDLMNARSGTLLSGYDDATCGELLRATMAADLRPDDSLGARIHETFERAFAKLFFVKSFMGGDKAKAASIGVKLTAGDVALAAAAGLFIYARIRLYALAAHIPGLRGIADRRLIAKLKAQLTSYGHADFTTDAAHYRPSATPVPAE, from the coding sequence ATGATCGTTGCCATCTCGTCGAAAGGGAGACGAACATTGATCACACGCGCGGGGCTCGACAATCTGTGGGCGAAGGTGGAATCGCAGCGGGAGCGGATTCCCGCCATGTATGGCGAGGTCGATTTTCGCGCCGTTCCCGAACGCTTCACGGCGACGCCCGGCGATCCGACCGCGCTGTCGGGCAAATATGATCGCGACCGCGATGCGCTGCTTGCCGACCCCGATCGGATCGAGTTCATCCGCGCCTATACGATGATCGGTGACCTGACCGCCGACGCCTATGCCGCGCTGATGCGCGAGCATGGTTTCCGCGCGCTCGTCGATATGCTGACGCGCGCTTGCGACGAAGGTGTCGAGAATGTGCCGGAGGCGCCACCCGAACTGGTTGCTTTCATCCGCGATATGGAACGGATTCCCGACTGGCTCGACATGAAGCTGGTCGAGGAGGGGGCGCGGATCGACCGCAACTCGGCGGCCAATTTCGGCCCGTTCATCATTCGCGGCGCCTTCATCGCGACCTTCATGAACAAATATGCCGCGCTGCCGATGGCGATCACCGGCACGCTGTCGCGCCAGACCGCGGCGCGCCGCGTCAAGGATACCGCAACCTTCTTCACCACCTCGCTGCTGCCGGGGGCGCTCGAACGGCACGGCCCCGGCTTCAAAGCCGCGGCTATGGTCCGGCTGATGCATTCGATGGTCCGCGCCAATGTCCTGCGGCGTCCGAAGGACTGGGACATGGACGTGTACGGCATTCCGATCCCGCAGGTCGACCAGATGCCCGCCGGACTGATCTCGGTCTTTTTGCTGTCATACAGGATGATAGAGGAAGGGCGTCACGAATTCACCCCGGCGGAGCGCGCTACGGTCGAACTGGCGCGCTATCGCTGCTTTCTGCTCGGTCTGCCCGAGGAATTGCTTGCCGACACGCCGCAGGGGATCGTCGATCTGATGAACGCACGAAGCGGCACGCTGCTGAGCGGATATGACGACGCCACCTGCGGCGAGTTGCTGCGCGCGACGATGGCGGCGGATCTTCGTCCCGACGATTCCCTCGGCGCGCGCATCCACGAGACATTCGAGCGCGCCTTTGCCAAGCTGTTCTTCGTCAAGAGCTTTATGGGCGGCGACAAGGCAAAGGCCGCATCGATCGGCGTCAAGCTGACCGCCGGCGATGTCGCACTGGCCGCCGCCGCCGGGCTGTTCATTTATGCCCGCATCCGGCTTTATGCGCTCGCGGCGCATATTCCCGGGCTGCGCGGGATCGCGGATCGCCGGTTGATCGCGAAGCTCAAGGCCCAGCTCACCAGCTATGGCCATGCCGACTTCACGACCGATGCTGCGCACTATCGCCCGTCGGCCACGCCGGTGCCCGCCGAGTGA
- a CDS encoding sulfite exporter TauE/SafE family protein, whose product MQVSILIVIAAFLTSILSGLFGMAGGLVFMGLLAWLLPVATALALHGTIQFASNGWRAFLHRAHIVWPVLIWFGLGAAAAVGFFSAMLFAPSKFYVFLGLGLMPILVWLPERWLPLDAANRWHALGGGFVSTGIALVAGVSGPVTDMLFINTRLGRHQIVATKAVMQAMGHASKIFVYGGVLLSSTARTAMPLGATVIAILGSMAGIMVGGVLLDRISDAHFRASRRWLLTLIGATFLLQAIRIALA is encoded by the coding sequence ATGCAGGTCAGCATCCTGATCGTGATCGCCGCCTTTCTGACCTCGATCCTGTCGGGCCTGTTCGGCATGGCGGGCGGGCTCGTTTTCATGGGTCTGCTCGCCTGGCTGCTGCCGGTCGCGACGGCGCTGGCGCTCCACGGCACGATCCAGTTCGCATCCAACGGCTGGCGCGCCTTCCTGCACCGCGCGCATATCGTCTGGCCGGTTCTGATCTGGTTCGGGCTCGGCGCCGCGGCCGCGGTCGGCTTTTTCTCGGCGATGCTGTTCGCGCCGTCGAAATTCTATGTCTTCCTGGGCCTCGGTCTGATGCCGATCCTCGTCTGGCTGCCCGAACGCTGGTTGCCGCTCGATGCCGCGAACCGCTGGCACGCGCTCGGCGGCGGCTTCGTTTCGACGGGCATCGCCCTTGTCGCGGGCGTCTCAGGCCCGGTCACCGACATGCTGTTCATCAACACACGGCTCGGCCGGCATCAGATCGTCGCGACCAAGGCGGTGATGCAGGCGATGGGCCATGCGTCGAAGATTTTCGTCTATGGCGGCGTCCTGCTGAGCAGCACGGCGCGCACGGCGATGCCGCTCGGGGCGACCGTCATCGCGATCCTTGGCTCGATGGCCGGGATCATGGTCGGCGGTGTGCTGCTCGACCGGATCAGCGACGCGCATTTCCGCGCCAGCCGCCGCTGGCTGCTGACGCTGATCGGCGCCACTTTCCTCTTGCAGGCGATCCGGATCGCGCTGGCTTGA
- a CDS encoding EF-hand domain-containing protein, translating to MKRLMMMAVMVGAALPVAASAQPPHDGGRMFDMMDANGDGKLDKAEITKMAQMRAERQGDPSLASPERVDAFFKHLDANGDGFIDKNEMESMRKARAAPPPQDEPENAPDDAS from the coding sequence ATGAAGAGATTGATGATGATGGCTGTGATGGTCGGTGCGGCGCTGCCGGTCGCGGCCTCGGCGCAGCCGCCGCACGACGGCGGCCGCATGTTCGACATGATGGACGCCAATGGCGACGGCAAGCTCGACAAGGCCGAGATCACGAAAATGGCCCAGATGCGCGCCGAGCGGCAGGGCGATCCGTCATTGGCCTCGCCGGAACGGGTCGACGCTTTCTTCAAGCATCTCGACGCCAATGGCGACGGTTTCATCGACAAGAACGAAATGGAATCGATGCGCAAGGCGCGCGCTGCGCCGCCGCCGCAGGACGAGCCGGAGAATGCGCCCGACGACGCGAGCTGA